The segment CATGCAGCATGACCACGAGCGGCCCGTTCCCCATCGTCGCGTAATGAATCTTCACGCCGTTCGAGTCGGCCATGCCATGCGTGACGAGGTCGCGGATGTCGGGGGCCTTCGCCTCGGGAGGGTCGTCGATCGGCGCGACCAGGCCCAGCGAGACGACGATCGGCAGGAGCAAGCCAGCCATCGGATCACCTTTTCATCGAAGGGGAGGGGGGAGGAATCATCCGGGTCAAGCGATGTGCAACACGATCTTCCCGCGCGTGCGGCCGGTCTGGCTCTGCTCGTGGGCCTGGCGAGCGTCTTCCAGCGGGTAAACGTGCTCGATGACGGGCCGGAGTTCCCCTTGCTCGGCCAACTGGGCAAGCGTGGCGAGGTCGTCTCCGCGAGGCTTGACCAGAATGATCGCCGCCCGTCGTCGCACGCCGAACGGCCGGAGGATGGGCAAGAGGCCCATCCAGCCGATCAACCGCGGCGAGGGTAGCGTCGAGACGTACGTTCCGTCGGGCTTGAGGAGGTGGCGGGCCCGGCGGAAGTTGCTGCGGGCGACGGCGTCGAAGAACACGTCGAAGGTTTCGTCCCGCTGGGTTACGTCGTGCACGGTGTAGTCGATCACGGTGTCGGCGCCGAGCGATCGGACCAGTTCGGCATTCGAGGCCGAGCAGGTCGCCACGACCCGGGCTCCCAGCGCCTTGCCGATCTGCACCGCGAAGGTGCCAACCCCTCCCGAGGCGCCATTGATCAGGACCGACCCGCCCGAGGGGACCCGGCCAAGGTCGCGGAGCGATTGCAAGGCGGTCAGGCCGGCAATCGGGACCGAGGCGGCCTGCTCGAAGCTCCAGACGTCCGGTTTTCGAGCGGCGGCCGATTCGGCAATGACGGCATATTCGGCATAGGCGCCGGTCTGGCCTTTTCTCAGGTCGGCCATTCCAAAGACCGGATCACCCACTTGAAATCGGGTGACACCCTCGCCCACCGCATCGACCTCGCCGGCCAGGTCGCCGCCGAGAATCAAGGGGAAGGTCGGTCGCAAGATTCCCTTGAGCATCCCGCTACGGATCTTCCAGTCGACCGGGTTGACCCCCGCCGCTCGAACCCTGACCCGGATCATTCCCGGTTCCAGCTCAGGACACTTGACCTCTCGGATCTGAAGCCGATCGGGGCCTCCGTATCCGTCGATCACGACGGCTTTCATGCGTTGGAACTCCACAGACCCGAGGGCATGACCGCCGAGGGCCAAAGGGGCGGGGGTACAGGTGTCGTCGGCACGTCGGCCGGCGGCGCATGGACGGCAAGAATGCCCCTATTACGACCAGGTAAACCGCGGGATGTCCAGGGGCCTGGGCCGCTGAACATCCCGCGACAGTGGGTCGCAGCGGATTCGCGGAAGATTACTCTGCGGCTTCGGTAGCCTCGGCACCGCGAGCGGCGTCCACGTCGAGTCGAATCACGACATCTTTGTTGATGATGTTGTCGCGGACGTCTGCCTCGGAACCGTAGACGATCCCCCAGATGGTTCGGTCGATCTTGAACTCGGAGTCGAGCGAAACGGCCTCGTCGGTGATGGCGACGGTCGCGGGGAAGCTGACCGACTTGGTCACGCCATGCAGGGTCAGGTTGCCGGTGATCTCGTGGGTACCTCCGTTCGAGGTGTCGGCCACGATCGCGGTCGAAACAAATTCGGATTCGGGGTAGGTTTCGACTTCAAAGAAATCTTCATTTTTCAGGTGGCCCGTCAGCTTGTCGTTGTCGGACCAGATCGAGTTCATGTCGATCGTCACCGAGACGGAGCTGATCGACTCGCCGTCGGGCGGGAGCAGGAACCGGCCGGTGAACGACTTGAAGCCGCCGTCGTGGCTGCTGCCGACGAGCTTCGATCCGACGAAGTCGATCTTGGAGGACGAACCGTCGAACGCGACCTCCTCGGCGGCGGCCGGAGCGGCCTCACCCTCAACCTCAACCTCGGTTTCGGTTTCCGTGGTCGTGACTTCAGCCTCGGCCGGGATGGGCTCGGCGTCGCCGACCTTGGCGGCGGTCACGTCGGCGGCCGGGTTCGAGCAGCCGGTCAGGGCCACGAACGCGAGCAGGGAGATCAGAGCAGACCATCGTGCGATGATGTTCATGGGAGTCGATCCTCAATCAAAAACTGGGTTCGCGAGACGAAACGTGGCGGACGAAGAGCTTGCTGTGCCCCGGTGGGGGCGAAAGGCCCGTGTCGAGCGTGGGAGGGGGCTCAGGGGCCTGGCACGTCGGGTGAGCAACGGGCCTTGGTCAGCAAGGTGTTGAGGGTTTGCAGTTCCTCGGGGTCGAGGTGGCCCAGCAGGCGGCGGTGCAGTTCCAGGACGGGTTCGTCAAGCTGGCCGAGCCGGGCGAGCCCTTCAGGAGTGACGCGGACCCGAACGACGCGGCGGTCGCGTTCGGATCGGTCGCGAACGACCAGGCCGGCCGCCTCCAGACGATCGACGAGCCGGGTGATGTCGGGGACCGAGGTGATCATTCGACCGGCAATTTCGAGGCTGGGCAGTCCCTCGCCCCCTTCTCCGCGAAGAATCCGGAGGATGTTGTACTGGGCCGGGCTGAGCCCGTGCTGACGGAACAGGCGGATGAACTTCAGTTGCAGACGATCGGCCGTGCGCAGCAGGTTCAGCATTGCCTCCTGCTCGGGCACGGCGAACGGTTCGCGTTTCTTCAACTCCTGCTGGAGTCGGGAACCAACCATGCAACAACCCTGGGAGTGATCTGAGGCCGTTCATCCACGTCAGCGGGATTTTACGGCCGGGAGGATAGTTGTGTCAACAACCAACGGGGGTTTCGTCCAAGGTCTCTTGGCGATGGAATCATGATTTTGGTTTAATCAACGGCGATTGGGCCGGGGCGGAGTTGTCCCGGAACCGTCCCCCGGCACGCGGTGTGGGGGGACCTCCGAAGCGCCATCGGATTCCGCTGCGAGCGTGTCTCGACCGCCCACCGTTCGGGGTGCGTCGAGCGAGACAAACGCCCTTTCCTCGCGCGTCAGATCAAGGGATTTGAGACAGTCGCATGCATCTACCTCCTCGTAGCATGGGCAAGATCGAGGTTCACTCGCGGCAATCTGCGCTGGCCCGCCGCGTAGGTCTTCGAGCCTTGACGTTCATCCACACGGCCGAGGCCGGCGGGGCTGCCCTGTTCCTGGCCGCCACGATCGCTATCATCTGGGCCAATTCTCCGTGGCAAGAATCTTATGAAAAGATCTTTCATACGCCGGTTGAATTAACTGTTGGCGCCTTTTCGTTCGCTCCTCCCTCCGATCAGGCCGAGGGGCACGCAGAGGAGCACGGCCACGAGGAGGAAGGCGGCCACGAGGACGAGCCGGTCAATGAGCTTGTGTCCGCAAGTATCGGTGGGGCCGCGGCCTTGCCCCCCTCCGCCGCGACCGAGTCGGCGGCCACCGTTGCAGACGATCATGCCGATGATCATCGTATGAACCTGCATCACTGGATCAACGACGGCTTGATGGTCCTTTTCTTCTTCGTGGTGGGCCTGGAGATCAAGCGAGAACTGGTGCTGGGCGAGCTGGCCAGCTTCCGGAAAGCGGCCCTCCCGGCCGCGCTGGCCCTGGGAGGAATGATCGTTCCGGCGGCCATCTATGCCGTGATCAACACGGCCCCCGGCGGCGTCTCGCGCGGCTGGGGGGTGCCGATGGCAACGGATATCGCCTTTGCCATCGGCGTGCTCGCCTTGCTGGGCAATCGGGTGCCGAACTCGATACGGGTCTTGCTGCTCGCCTTTGCGATCGTCGACGACATCGGCGCGATCATGGTCATCGCCTTGTTCTACACCGAACAGATCTCGATGACGGCGCTGCTGCTGGCGGTGGCGATGGTCGGGGTGGTGGTCATCATGCAGCGCATTGGCGTGCTGGACATCTTCCCGTACATCCTGGTGGGCGGGGTTTTCTGGGCCCTGTTGCTCAGCTCGGGCGTGCACGCCACGATTGCGGGCGTGGTTCTGGGTCTGATGACCCCCTCGGTTCCCTGGCTGAATATGCAGCGGTATTCCGAGGAACTGGACCGGCTTCAGGCCGAGTACAACGAGGCGATGCGGGTGAAGAACGAGGACGAGGCCAGCTTCATCCTCGGGAAGATCGAGCATCTGACCCAGATGACCGAGTCGATCCTCGATCGTCTGATCCGGTTCATCCACCCCTGGACGGCGTTTGTCGTCTTGCCGGTCTTCGCGCTGGCCAATGCCGGGGTGGTGATTAACGCCGAGAGCCTGAACGTGGCCCTCTCCAGCCCGGTTCTCTGGGGAGTGGCCCTTGGCCTGTTCCTCGGCAAGCCGATCGGCACGACGCTGATGGCCTGGCTCTGTGTCAAGTCGGGGTTGGTCTCCCTTCCCGAGGGAACGAACTTCCGGCAACTCTTTGGCATCGGGATGCTCGGTGCGATTGGCTTCACGGTGGCCCTGTTCATTACGGACCTGGCCTTCATCACGCCTGAGGATACCGACGCGGCGAAGCTCGGCATTCTCATGGCCACGATCGCCGCGAGCGTCGTGGGATTGCTCTATCTCCGGTCCGTGCTTCCGAGTCGGATTGCAGATCAGATGACCCCGGCCGAGGCGGCCCATCATTGATTGGCCGGTCCTCATGTGTTGCAAGAATGCAACCAGAACCGAGGGTCGTCGCTTGTCGAACAGGATCGCCCCGGCTTAGCATGTCGGGGCGATCCTGCGTTCGCGTGTTGATCCCGTTCGTTTTGATTTTGACTGGCTCAACCTGTTGGGGAGACCGTTCATGACCAGGCAGCATCTTCACCGGGCAACCGTCGCGCTGCTTGGCGTGATTCTCTCGGGAGTCGCGTCTCAATCGGCCGAGGCCGGTTTCATTCTTCGAGACGTGAAAGCCGAGGAGGTCCTCGACCCAATCGGGTTCTACCAGGCCGAGCTGGTCCTCACCGGCCTGCCGGGGACGTTCATCAACGGCTCAAACAACCCGGCTGAGCGCGACTACTTCACCATCTTCGACATTCCCGATCTCGAAGGTGATGTCGGCAAGCCGGCCGGCTGGTCCAGCCGGAACGAACTGATCCCGGCGGGTTTGCCGGTCGGCTTCGATGATCCGACGCTGCCGAACCTGACCTTCTCTTACCTCGCCGGCGAGCCCATTCGCTTGCCCGCTGGGGCAACGGAGCTGGTGATCGGGATCTTCTCCTGGCAAACCTTCGACGTGAACCCGTTGATCCTGCTCTCCGAGATCCGCTACGCCTGGCAGACCTCAAGGCGCCTGGATGACGGGACGGTGATCAAGGAAACCGGCTTTAACGTCGCGCCGGTGTTCGTCATCCCCGAGCCCGCCTCGCTGGCGATGACGGCTGCCGGGCTCGGACTGGTCGGGCTGCTTGCTCGGGTCCGGCGCCGATCCCGAACCCCTGGCCATTCGACGGCCTCGACCGGATGATCGGCCTCGTTGGTCGGCAAGTCGGTCATCAGGGGGTTTGCGGCTCGGTTGCCTCGGAATTGGTCTCCGATTCGGGTTGAAGCTCGATCGGAGGGGAGAGCAACCGGTCGAACTCGTCCCGATCGCGGAGGGGGCCGAACCGTTCCGCGCGGTCTCGAAGAAGGTCCCGGCTGACTCCGGCGTCGATCGCAACGCGAAGCTGGGCCATCGCCCGCTGACCCAGTTCGGCCATCAGACCTTCGGATCGTGTCGGGTCGAGGGCCGGGTCCGAGGCGATCGCCTCCAGGCACTCGCCGAGCAGTTCCGCGGCCCTCACGCGCAGCTCGGGACGGTTGGGCAGCGCCTCGGCCAGCTCCGAGGCGGTTCGGGCGGCCTCGGCGTAGCGCCCTTGAGACAGCAGGGCGGCGACGAGCCGGCCGCTGGCCTGGTCGAGCGTTTCGCGGAGCATCGGGGCGTTCATCGCCCTGGCCCCTTGTCGGGCATGGGAAATGGCGGCTTCCAGGGGCTCCCGTGCCTCCTCGGTGGCTCCCCGATCCAGCCGTAATCCGGCCAGGTCGAGCGAAACGATGCCGGCCATCGAATGTTCGGAAGGGCCGGCCTCGGGACGATCGGCCAGGGCCAGCAAGAGCTCGGCCGATTGGCTGATTTCCTGTTCGGCTTCCTCTGGTCGGCCCAGCTCGGCCAGGCGCTCGCCCAGGTTGTAGTGGACCATGCCCAGATGACGGGTCAGGGTGGGGGTCGTGGTGTCTTGCTCGTCGGCCAGCTCTTGAAGCAGGCTCAGCGAGCGGCGGATGGTTTGTTCCGCGTCGTCCCTCTTCAGGTTGCCCAGGTTCGCCAGGGCCATTGCCAGGTCGGATCGGAGCGAAGCGTTCTCGGGCCGATCGGCAAGCAAGGTCTCGAAGATGGCGATGGCCTCGCGGTAGACCTGCTCGGCCTGGTCTTCCTGGCCCGAGGCGGCCAGGATCGGCCCGAGCGTGCTGAGGCTGGCGGCCTCGTCCTGACGGTACGAGGGGCGATCGGGGTAGCGTTTGGCCAGGGAGCCGAACAGATCGGCGGCTCGGGTCAGGTCGGTCTCGGCGGCGTCAAACTCGCCGACGATGTCAAAGAGCCGGCCGCGATTGAGCAGGGCCACGCCCAGCGTGTCGGCCGCGTCGGGAATCTCGGGAAAGCGCTGGTTGAGGTCTTCGGCGGCGGCGACAGCGCGGTCGTAGGTGTGCCCGGCCTCCCCCTCGTTGCCTCGCTGTTCCAGAACGGTGCCGAGGTTGACGAGGGCCACCACCCGATCTCGGGAGATTTTCAGGGGTTCGGGGGCCATTTCGGCAAGCTCGTTATACAGATCGACGGCCCGGCGTTGGGCCTGCTCGGCGTCTCGCAATCGTCCGGCCGAGGAGAGCAGGACGCCCAGATTCAGGTGCCCTCGGGCCAGGGCCCGGCGATATTCGAGCCGGCCCGGGAAGTCCTCGGCAAGCCGTTCGAAGTGGGCGATCGACGGCCGCAGGACCGCCTCGGCCTCGGTCAGATCACCGCGACGACGCAGCAAGATGCCCAGGCTGTTGCTCGTCTTCGCCAGGCCTTCGCGGAGCCGGGGGACGGTGGGAAGTTCGGCGAGTAACGGCCCCTGAATCGCCAGGGCACGCCGGAGCAGCGGCTCGGCCTCGTCGGGACGATCGAGCATCAAGAGCAAGACGGCCAGACCGTCGGTGACCGTGGCCAGCTCGCGGCGCAAGGGCACGGAGGGCTCGGCCTGGTCAACCACCAGGGGGTCGAGCCGGTCGATGGCGGATCGGTACACCGATTCAGCCTCGTCGAACCGGCCGGAGAGCTTCAGCAACTCGGCCAGCTCGGCCTCGGCACCGGCAATGGCCAGGGCGTTGTCGTGACTCGGCGACTCGTGCGACGCAATGGCCTCGCAGGTGGCGATCGACTGGCGGAGCAAGGGCTCGGCCTCGTCGGCTCGTCCGAGTGCCCCAAGCAGGTCGCCGAGGTTGCTGCGAGCCTCGGCCAGCACGCGGTGAGCGTCTCCGGGCTGAGGGCCGGTGTGAGGCATTGTGACCAGGGCGTCGATTGCCTGGCGATAGGCACGCTCGGCCTCGTCGAACCGGCCAAGCCGCGCGGTGATGTCGCCGATCCGAACGCGGGCGCGTTCCCGATCGAGCGCGGCCGACGGCCCGAGGCCACCTTCCTGGACAAATCCGGTGTAGAAGGCCAGGGCCTCGTTGATCGACCGTTGCAGGGCGTCGTCGATCGGGGGGACGATCAGGCCGTCGTCCGCCTCGGGGCCGGGGGAGTCCGACCGGGATCGGCCCTCCAATCCGGCCAGGGCTCGACGGAGGAAATCCTCCTGACGGGGGTCGGACAGGTCACCGAGAATCGTGTCGGCGACCTCCAGATACATATCATCGACCGCCGATCGGGCCAGGCCTTCCATCTGGGCGGCTCGATTGCGTTCACGACCGATCAAGGCGGTGCTGAGGGTCAGGGCTGGCACGGCGGCAACGACCAGGGCGGCGGCCACGGCCACTGCGGTGCGGTGGCGTCGGGCCCATCGACCGGCCCGGACCGTGATCGGTTCCCGGTAGACGCTGACCGGCTCGTCGGCAAGCCATCGGCGCAGGTCTTCGGCCAGTTCGGGTACGGTCTGGTAGCGGTCGCCCGGCTCACGTTTCAGGGCGTGGAGACAGATGGCCTCCAGCGGTTTCGGGACCGAGGCATTGAGGGATCGAGGGGTAGGCGGGGGCTCGTCGCGGGCCATCCGGAGCAACTCAGTCGAGTCCTTACCGACGTGAGGGGGCCGTCCGGTGAGCAGCTCGAACAGGATCGCGCCGAGGCTGTAGATATCGCTCGTCGGGCCGAGTTGCTCGATGGCTCCTCGGGCCTGTTCCGGCGGCATGTAGGCCGGGGTGCCGAGGACCTGACCAGCGATCGTCTCGGATCGTTCGGGGTCGAAGGCGACGACCGGGGCGGTTTGCTCGGCGTCGCCGGAGGTGGACGCCATCGGGTCGGGTCCGCCGGCGGGCCGCGCGAGGCCCCAGTCGAGGACGAGGGCCTCGCCGAAGTCGCCCAGCACGACGTTCTGCCCTTTCAGGTCGCGATGAATCACTCCCTGAGCGTGGGCGAAGGCCACGGCGTTGCAGACGTCGAGGAAGGTGTCGAGCAGCCGACGCAGCTCCATCGTCGAGTCGGCCTGGCCCGCTTTCCGGTTGCGGTGATAATCGGCAATGGCTCGGGCCAGGGTCCGGCCTCGAACGAACCGCATCGTGTAGTAAGGGCGGCCATTGTCGGGGTGGTGGCCCAGTTCGTGAACGGGAACGATGTTCGGGTGTTCGAGCTGGCCGGTGATGCGGGCCTCGGTGATGAACCGATCCCAGAGCGTCGGGTGGTCCAGGCTCTCCGGTTTCAACTCCTTCAGGGCGACCTCCCGGCCGAGGACCAGGTCGCGGGCTCTCCAAATTTCGCCAAGCCCTCCCTGAGCGTGAAGCTGGGTGCGGGTGTAGCGGCTCGCGCTGTATTCTCCGGAAGACCTCCCCAGCGGTTCGAGCCCCACGAAGCGTCGGGGCTCTGGGTTTACGGCGTCGATGGTGCTTCCAAGGACCTCGGCGCCGTCTCGGGTGTCGATGGTCGCCTGGAATCGAAAGTCGGCCGAGGCTGAGGCCGAGAGCGGGTGGTTCGCGGACGCCTGAGGTCCGGAGGTGTCGATCGTCTCCTCGAAGGCGGGCAGACTGAGGGCGGTCATCGCGGTGAGGACCTGATCGTCGGCCACGGCCGCCCAGAGTTTCTGCGGATTGCCGTCGAACTGCTCGATCAGGGCGTCGAGCTGGTCCTGGAGCTGATCGCGAGCCTCTGCATTGAGGTCGCCACGCTGGACGAGCAGGTCGGCCAGCGGTTGGGGCGATTGCGACCGGGCCTCAAACGCCGAGGCCAGGCGATCGGAGTCGATCTGCCGAGCACGCAAGGCCAGGGCGGCGAACAGCGCGTCGTGGTCGATGCTCATACAAACGTGCCCCGCTTCAGAACGAGGAGGAAACCGACACGACGAGTCGAACGCCGCGAGGTCGTCAGCCTCCTGATGGCTCTGCTCAATCGTAGCGAAGAATGGACCGCCGTCGAATGGGGCTGATTGATATTGAGCGGATTGCCCTCGTTGTCGAGGTCAGGACACAACGGGAACCATCGGGGCGGACTTGTTCCCCGAGGGCCGTTGCGGATACCCTGGGAACAGGTGCGCGATTCTCGCAGGGTTCCCTTGCTATTGTGCGGCCGGTTCCGAGGCGAGACCATTCGTTTTGCCTGGCAACCGCGGGAGCGATCCCCTCATGGCCGATTCCAGCTCGTCCGAATACGATCTCGCCCCTCCGCCGAGCGGTACGCCTTCGCCGAAACGGCCGCCGTCCTCGAAGCCCGTCGATGGGGGGGCGAATCCGCCTCCTCAATCGTCCGGGCCTCGACAGCCGCCGAAGCCGTTGCCCAGGCTTTCTCGCGTGGCTCCACCCGCTTCGGGGGAGGATGAGACCGACGCCGAGTCGCCGAAGCCCACCGGGGCCGGCGCGCCTCGAACTTCGCGACGCGATCGCAACGCCGAGCGACTCGCCCGACGCAAGGCGTCGGCCGCCGAAGAGGAGGACGAGCCTGGGAATCGGACCCTCGCCACCCCGACGCCGACGCTCGACACCGTCGAGACCCGGGGGCGCGTTCGAGTGATCCTCGGCATCATGGCGTTTGTCGCCGTGGGCCTGGCCATCGCCATGATCGTCCGGGCGGTCGGAGGCGGCAACTCGGACATGTCCGACGTCTACGTGATCGACTCGACCCAGATGTTCGGCCCGCCGACCGTCAACGCTCGGAACACCGTCCCGACGACCGATCCCAACGCTGCAGAGGAGGCGGCCCAAAGCCTGCTGGGTCGCGCCCGAACGGCCCTGACGATTCAGCTCGCGCACTCGTATCTCCAGCGGATCGTTGACACCTACCCCGACACCCAGACCGCCGCAACCGCCCGAGAAGCCCTCGACCGCATCGCCAATCGGCAGCCGCCGTTCCCGGATATCCCCTCGCTGGCGCCGGAGGTCATCGTTCTCGCTCCCGCGCCCGAACCAGCGCCGGACACCGCGGCCGATCGCGTGGTCGCACCCCCGCCGGTTCCGCAACCGGAGCCCGAACCGGAGCCTGAGCTGGTCGTCCGAGTCTTGCCGAACGGGTTCTCGCCGGCTCCCGGTGCCCTGGAAGATTCGTCGGGCTGGCCGTCTCGGATCGTCTGCGATCGGGACGGTATGACGATGGTCCTGGTTCCCGCGGGGGTTTACATCATGGGGAGAGACGGCGGGCCTCCCTCGGAAGGACCGGCCCACCGGGTCGAATTGCCGCCGTTCTACCTCGACGAGCACGAGGTGACCGTCGAGCAGTTCGCGCGCTACCGCGACGCCCTGACCCAGCGGGGCGAGACGGTCGTGCCGAAGCCCGAGGAACTGACCCGACTCGGCCTGACCCCTCGGCATCCGGTCGTCTTGACCTCGGCCCAGGAAGCGCTTCGGTATGCCGAATGGGCCGGAAAGTCGTTGCCCACCGAGGCCCAGTGGGAAGCCGCCGCCCGGGGCCCTGACGCCCTGATCCGCCCGTGGGGAGCTGCTCCTCCCCCGTGGCCCCGGCAACGGACCAACCGCTCGATCGACCCCGTGACAGCCTACCCGGCCGACCGCTCGGCCTTCGGGGTGTTCGACATGGCCGCCAACGCCTGGGAATGGACGGCCGACTGGTTCGACGGCGGGGTGTATGGGGATCGGGCCCGGTTCATCGCGTACAATCCGGGGGGACCGGATCGCCCGTCGTCTCAGCCTCCTCGGCAGACCGTTCGAGGGTCCTCCCCCTCGCACGACCTGACCTACCGCGAAGGGATGCCGATCACCACCCGCTTGCCTTACCTCGGCTTCCGCTGCGCCCTGAACGTGGAAGGTTTGCCGGTGGCCGGGGCGGGGCCTCGGCCCAGTGCGGTTGCTCCCGCGACCAGTCCCGGCGTGTCCCCGGCGGTTGCTCCTCCGACTCCTGCCCAGCCGCAGCCTCCTCGGCAGCAGCCCCCGACGAACACGGGAACCCTGGTCCCGTTCTGATCGGCAGGGGACGCGGAAATCGCGCCGAGGCGGTGGTATTGGGAAGGGCGCCCCGGTGGGGAGATCCGGAACATCGGGCCGGGTGGTCGAACCGCGTTGACAGCCGAGGCGATCCCGGCTAAAGTCCCCCTGCACGTCGCGGCCATGATCGGCTGGATGGGCGCAACACACGATTCGGCAACAGGTTCGGCCCCTTTTGCGTCCTCTGATCGGTCGATGGTCCCGGTTCGAGTGCGGGCGGCCCCACGGACGAGGCTGCACACCGGCTCGCACCGAGGTGACGGGCGAGGGCAAGTCATGGAAGATCACCCCGCCGGTCCGGCATGTCCGGAGC is part of the Tautonia marina genome and harbors:
- a CDS encoding NAD(P)-dependent alcohol dehydrogenase, coding for MKAVVIDGYGGPDRLQIREVKCPELEPGMIRVRVRAAGVNPVDWKIRSGMLKGILRPTFPLILGGDLAGEVDAVGEGVTRFQVGDPVFGMADLRKGQTGAYAEYAVIAESAAARKPDVWSFEQAASVPIAGLTALQSLRDLGRVPSGGSVLINGASGGVGTFAVQIGKALGARVVATCSASNAELVRSLGADTVIDYTVHDVTQRDETFDVFFDAVARSNFRRARHLLKPDGTYVSTLPSPRLIGWMGLLPILRPFGVRRRAAIILVKPRGDDLATLAQLAEQGELRPVIEHVYPLEDARQAHEQSQTGRTRGKIVLHIA
- a CDS encoding YceI family protein; protein product: MNIIARWSALISLLAFVALTGCSNPAADVTAAKVGDAEPIPAEAEVTTTETETEVEVEGEAAPAAAEEVAFDGSSSKIDFVGSKLVGSSHDGGFKSFTGRFLLPPDGESISSVSVTIDMNSIWSDNDKLTGHLKNEDFFEVETYPESEFVSTAIVADTSNGGTHEITGNLTLHGVTKSVSFPATVAITDEAVSLDSEFKIDRTIWGIVYGSEADVRDNIINKDVVIRLDVDAARGAEATEAAE
- a CDS encoding MarR family winged helix-turn-helix transcriptional regulator produces the protein MVGSRLQQELKKREPFAVPEQEAMLNLLRTADRLQLKFIRLFRQHGLSPAQYNILRILRGEGGEGLPSLEIAGRMITSVPDITRLVDRLEAAGLVVRDRSERDRRVVRVRVTPEGLARLGQLDEPVLELHRRLLGHLDPEELQTLNTLLTKARCSPDVPGP
- the nhaA gene encoding Na+/H+ antiporter NhaA; this translates as MHLPPRSMGKIEVHSRQSALARRVGLRALTFIHTAEAGGAALFLAATIAIIWANSPWQESYEKIFHTPVELTVGAFSFAPPSDQAEGHAEEHGHEEEGGHEDEPVNELVSASIGGAAALPPSAATESAATVADDHADDHRMNLHHWINDGLMVLFFFVVGLEIKRELVLGELASFRKAALPAALALGGMIVPAAIYAVINTAPGGVSRGWGVPMATDIAFAIGVLALLGNRVPNSIRVLLLAFAIVDDIGAIMVIALFYTEQISMTALLLAVAMVGVVVIMQRIGVLDIFPYILVGGVFWALLLSSGVHATIAGVVLGLMTPSVPWLNMQRYSEELDRLQAEYNEAMRVKNEDEASFILGKIEHLTQMTESILDRLIRFIHPWTAFVVLPVFALANAGVVINAESLNVALSSPVLWGVALGLFLGKPIGTTLMAWLCVKSGLVSLPEGTNFRQLFGIGMLGAIGFTVALFITDLAFITPEDTDAAKLGILMATIAASVVGLLYLRSVLPSRIADQMTPAEAAHH
- a CDS encoding PEP-CTERM sorting domain-containing protein, which codes for MTRQHLHRATVALLGVILSGVASQSAEAGFILRDVKAEEVLDPIGFYQAELVLTGLPGTFINGSNNPAERDYFTIFDIPDLEGDVGKPAGWSSRNELIPAGLPVGFDDPTLPNLTFSYLAGEPIRLPAGATELVIGIFSWQTFDVNPLILLSEIRYAWQTSRRLDDGTVIKETGFNVAPVFVIPEPASLAMTAAGLGLVGLLARVRRRSRTPGHSTASTG
- a CDS encoding tetratricopeptide repeat protein; the protein is MSIDHDALFAALALRARQIDSDRLASAFEARSQSPQPLADLLVQRGDLNAEARDQLQDQLDALIEQFDGNPQKLWAAVADDQVLTAMTALSLPAFEETIDTSGPQASANHPLSASASADFRFQATIDTRDGAEVLGSTIDAVNPEPRRFVGLEPLGRSSGEYSASRYTRTQLHAQGGLGEIWRARDLVLGREVALKELKPESLDHPTLWDRFITEARITGQLEHPNIVPVHELGHHPDNGRPYYTMRFVRGRTLARAIADYHRNRKAGQADSTMELRRLLDTFLDVCNAVAFAHAQGVIHRDLKGQNVVLGDFGEALVLDWGLARPAGGPDPMASTSGDAEQTAPVVAFDPERSETIAGQVLGTPAYMPPEQARGAIEQLGPTSDIYSLGAILFELLTGRPPHVGKDSTELLRMARDEPPPTPRSLNASVPKPLEAICLHALKREPGDRYQTVPELAEDLRRWLADEPVSVYREPITVRAGRWARRHRTAVAVAAALVVAAVPALTLSTALIGRERNRAAQMEGLARSAVDDMYLEVADTILGDLSDPRQEDFLRRALAGLEGRSRSDSPGPEADDGLIVPPIDDALQRSINEALAFYTGFVQEGGLGPSAALDRERARVRIGDITARLGRFDEAERAYRQAIDALVTMPHTGPQPGDAHRVLAEARSNLGDLLGALGRADEAEPLLRQSIATCEAIASHESPSHDNALAIAGAEAELAELLKLSGRFDEAESVYRSAIDRLDPLVVDQAEPSVPLRRELATVTDGLAVLLLMLDRPDEAEPLLRRALAIQGPLLAELPTVPRLREGLAKTSNSLGILLRRRGDLTEAEAVLRPSIAHFERLAEDFPGRLEYRRALARGHLNLGVLLSSAGRLRDAEQAQRRAVDLYNELAEMAPEPLKISRDRVVALVNLGTVLEQRGNEGEAGHTYDRAVAAAEDLNQRFPEIPDAADTLGVALLNRGRLFDIVGEFDAAETDLTRAADLFGSLAKRYPDRPSYRQDEAASLSTLGPILAASGQEDQAEQVYREAIAIFETLLADRPENASLRSDLAMALANLGNLKRDDAEQTIRRSLSLLQELADEQDTTTPTLTRHLGMVHYNLGERLAELGRPEEAEQEISQSAELLLALADRPEAGPSEHSMAGIVSLDLAGLRLDRGATEEAREPLEAAISHARQGARAMNAPMLRETLDQASGRLVAALLSQGRYAEAARTASELAEALPNRPELRVRAAELLGECLEAIASDPALDPTRSEGLMAELGQRAMAQLRVAIDAGVSRDLLRDRAERFGPLRDRDEFDRLLSPPIELQPESETNSEATEPQTP
- a CDS encoding SUMF1/EgtB/PvdO family nonheme iron enzyme, which gives rise to MADSSSSEYDLAPPPSGTPSPKRPPSSKPVDGGANPPPQSSGPRQPPKPLPRLSRVAPPASGEDETDAESPKPTGAGAPRTSRRDRNAERLARRKASAAEEEDEPGNRTLATPTPTLDTVETRGRVRVILGIMAFVAVGLAIAMIVRAVGGGNSDMSDVYVIDSTQMFGPPTVNARNTVPTTDPNAAEEAAQSLLGRARTALTIQLAHSYLQRIVDTYPDTQTAATAREALDRIANRQPPFPDIPSLAPEVIVLAPAPEPAPDTAADRVVAPPPVPQPEPEPEPELVVRVLPNGFSPAPGALEDSSGWPSRIVCDRDGMTMVLVPAGVYIMGRDGGPPSEGPAHRVELPPFYLDEHEVTVEQFARYRDALTQRGETVVPKPEELTRLGLTPRHPVVLTSAQEALRYAEWAGKSLPTEAQWEAAARGPDALIRPWGAAPPPWPRQRTNRSIDPVTAYPADRSAFGVFDMAANAWEWTADWFDGGVYGDRARFIAYNPGGPDRPSSQPPRQTVRGSSPSHDLTYREGMPITTRLPYLGFRCALNVEGLPVAGAGPRPSAVAPATSPGVSPAVAPPTPAQPQPPRQQPPTNTGTLVPF